The following coding sequences lie in one Clarias gariepinus isolate MV-2021 ecotype Netherlands chromosome 27, CGAR_prim_01v2, whole genome shotgun sequence genomic window:
- the LOC128514889 gene encoding uncharacterized protein LOC128514889, with protein sequence MVCTFAKLEKWVSTPEISQKLISDLERKLDKNGMADLKKRLKDKEPKAVLSFSVHNIDEIRRNRELEKYLNTTKATAVPKLTYGMFFKKHCSVSSENKNQSCGDYVDLSSHDYVAVDMQDTYTDKEQCQRSNVSVHEETTMHQNKQITKNQTPIDDRCGITNMKEITKKGAPIEDGYGGINMNMYINRNEELQKSNFCKNGKKETPLKDKIGNIFMQEIDEESKKSNTPLNQNVLMHQNEKNTCKETPLEDGLGSTDIKDADIKEINDKPQISNAPDVPPHKGMYLWQNESTTKIETPLEDNLGSAVIPDKNPYEADDKPEGSSVPWDENELLYQNKQINSKEAPLSIGYINEKPQGVCFPNVPRHEDESFDKNVKLTKKETPLENTLESNIMQNAHIEKMDQPQKSDFQNVWKQEYISSHKNEQIIRSEIQQQDRVESINLQDTRIDETNDESKNSIVAKNEDVFDQNEQITSKKTPLEDGQKNTDTQDADIEEMNNEPQRTDVPHVIPDRSIYMCQNEPITKIKTSVEKINKSDIQPPYTTTDMEEMHMDEMDVQSQRSNISVHEDVAMHHNKSSTKNKTPLEDKLGINVMKDTHIVETRNEPKTSSVPRREDELLYGNDKITSKEALLKDKLESMDVQDIDEKPQGVCFSNFPSHEDVSLDKNVKLTKKERPLENIQVSRNMQNTHTEKMDDEPQKSNVSNVWKHEYISVQRNEQIIKKEKQETQEANTRLNVPMREYVMLNDNEQITIKEATLEDGLESTDMQDADIGQMSDKPQKSNVPYVPTYSTSEPIIRTETPVENRPTSKDIDVQSQRSNVSMHDDVAMHRNESPAKSKSPLEDKLGSTVMKETHIDEIDEKPKTSSVPRKEDGLLYENEQITSKEAQLENEFESMDVQDINEKPQSVCFPNVPRHEDVSLDKNETFSKKHPPLESTLGSRNMKDAHIDEINDIEKEPQRSNVANISSHGDIYLCQNYQFTHKFTPVVDESGSIDKKEMLIDKMDEKPLRSNVPMFTACLPQTESIINSKMPLPDRCENVNMQPSKPAVTLVNPEPRSSKPLQQNNPGPALENTQRIDTEIWAENRDKALQARNNDLKAQNDAMGKRGNLKQQREQKRKERDGLIYNWAKSQCNDHEKIENILDKISIINMAEHNEYPCFTAENVMVYKYLTPESKILFTTDNSTSPNTMTMVHYQMFVCDIKKAVILCPEETNEVKYDESLVPITKCKNFIFQAFAPALVVYKTIQKEKHLCSLSECSQKF encoded by the coding sequence ATGGTATGCACATTCGCCAAACTGGAAAAATGGGTGTCTACACCAGAAATCAGCCAAAAGCTCATCAGTGACCTGGAGAGAAAACTTGACAAAAATGGCATGGCAGATTTGAAAAAGAGATTAAAGGACAAAGAACCAAAAGCTGTTTTAAGCTTCAGTGTTCACAATATTGATGAGATCAGGAGAAATAGGGAGCTTGAAAAATATCTCAATACAACAAAGGCCACAGCAGTTCCTAAACTGACATATGGCATGTTTTTTAAGAAACATTGTTCTGTTtcatcagaaaataaaaatcaaagctGCGGTGATTATGTAGATTTAAGCAGCCATGATTATGTGGCTGTGGACATGCAGGATACATATACTGATAAAGAACAATGTCAAAGATCAAATGTTTCAGTGCATGAAGAAACGACAATGcaccaaaataaacaaatcaccaAAAACCAAACACCAATCGATGACAGATGTGGAATCACAAACATGAAGGAAATCACAAAAAAAGGAGCACCAATTGAAGATGGATATGGAGGCATAAACATGAATATGTACATTAATAGAAATGAGGAACTCCAAAAATCAAATTTCtgcaaaaatggcaaaaaagaaACACCACTAAAAGATAAAATTGGAAACATATTTATGCAAGAAATAGATGAGGAATCTAAGAAATCAAATACCccattaaatcaaaatgtattgATGCACCAAAATGAGAAAAACACCTGTAAAGAAACACCATTAGAAGATGGACTTGGAAGCACAGATATAAAAGATGCAGATATTAAAGAGATTAATGATAAACCTCAAATATCAAATGCCCCTGATGTTCCACCACATAAAGGTATGTATCTGTGGCAAAATGAGTCAACCACTAAAATAGAAACACCCCTAGAAGATAACCTTGGAAGCGCAGTCATACCGGATAAGAACCCTTATGAGGCAGATGATAAACCTGAAGGATCAAGTGTCCCATGGGATGAAAATGAATTGCTCTACCAAAATAAGCAAATCAACAGTAAAGAAGCACCATTAAGCATTGGTTATATAAATGAGAAACCACAAGGAGTATGTTTTCCAAATGTCCCAAGGCATGAAGATGAATCTTTCGACAAAAATGTGAAATTGACCAAAAAAGAAACACCTCTAGAAAATACACTGGAAAGCAACATCATGCAGAACGCACATATTGAGAAGATGGATCAACCacaaaaatctgattttcaaaatgtttgGAAGCAGGAATATATATCTTCGcacaaaaatgaacaaatcatcAGAAGTGAAATACAACAACAAGACAGGGTTGAAAGTATAAACTTGCAGGATACACGCATTGATGAGACAAATGATGAATCTAAAAATTCAATTGTGGCAAAGAATGAAGATGTATTTGATCAAAATGAGCAAATCACCAGTAAAAAAACACCATTAGAAGAtggacagaaaaacacagatacGCAGGATGCAGATATTGAGGAGATGAATAATGAACCTCAAAGAACAGATGTGCCTCATGTTATACCAGATAGAAGTATATATATGTGCCAAAATGAGCCAAtcaccaaaataaaaacatcagtagaaaaaataaacaaatccgaTATTCAACCACCATATACAACCACAGACATGGAGGAAATGCACATGGATGAGATGGATGTGCAGTCTCAAAGATCTAATATTTCCGTGCATGAAGATGTGGCAATGCACCACAATAAGTCAtccaccaaaaacaaaacaccactAGAAGATAAACTTGGAATCAACGTCATGAAAGATACACACATTGTTGAGACACGTAATGAACCTAAAACATCAAGTGTCCCAAGGAGGGAAGATGAATTGCTATATGGAAATGATAAAATCACAAGTAAGGAAGCACTATTAAAAGATAAGCTTGAAAGCATGGATGTGCAAGATATAGATGAAAAACCACAAGGAGTATGTTTTTCGAATTTCCCAAGCCATGAAGATGTATCTTTAgacaaaaatgtgaaattaaccAAAAAAGAAAGACCACTAGAAAATATACAGGTAAGCAGGAACATGCAGAATACACACACTGAGAAGATGGATGATGAACCACAAAAATCAAATGTTTCAAATGTTTGGAAACACGAATATATATCTGTGCAAAGAAAtgagcaaataataaaaaaagaaaaacaagaaacacaGGAGGCAAATACAAGATTGAATGTCCCAATGAGAGAATACGTAATGCTGAATGACAATGAGCAAATCACCATTAAGGAAGCAACTTTAGAAGATGGACTTGAAAGCACAGATATGCAGGATGCAGACATTGGGCAGATGAGTGACAAACCACAAAAATCAAATGTCCCTTATGTACCAACATACAGCACTTCAGAGCCAATTATCAGAACAGAAACACCAGTAGAAAACAGACCTACAAGCAAAGACATTGATGTGCAGTCCCAAAGATCTAATGTTTCAATGCATGACGATGTGGCAATGCACCGCAATGAGTCACCTGCCAAAAGCAAATCACCACTAGAAGATAAACTTGGAAGCACAGTCATGAAAGAAACACACATTGATGAGATAGATGAAAAACCTAAAACATCAAGCGTTCCAAGGAAGGAGGATGGGTTGCTGTATGAAAATGAGCAAATCACCAGTAAGGAGGCACAATTAGAAAACGAGTTTGAAAGCATGGATGTGCAAGATATAAATGAGAAACCACAAAGTGTATGTTTTCCAAATGTCCCAAGGCATGAAGATGTATCTTTGGACAAAAATGAGACATTCTCCAAAAAACATCCACCACTAGAAAGTACACTGGGAAGCAGGAACATGAAGGATGCACACATTGATGAGATAAACGATATAGAGAAGGAACCTCAAAGATCAAATGTTGCTAACATCTCAAGCCATGGAGATATATATCTGTGTCAAAATTACCAATTTACCCACAAATTTACACCAGTAGTAGATGAAAGTGGAAGTATAGACAAGAAGGAAATGCTGATTGATAAGATGGATGAGAAGCCTTTAAGATCAAATGTTCCAATGTTTACTGCATGTCTGCCCCAAACTGAGTCAATCATCAACTCCAAAATGCCACTACCGGACAGGTGTGAGAACGTGAACATGCAGCCAAGTAAACCAGCTGTTACGCTGGTAAACCCTGAGCCTCGTTCTTCAAAGCCCCTGCAGCAGAACAATCCAGGTCCAGCACTGGAGAATACACAAAGAATTGATACAGAGATCTGGGCAGAAAATAGGGACAAAGCCTTGCAAGCTCGAAACAATGATTTGAAAGCTCAGAATGATGCTATGGGAAAAAGGGGAAATTTAAAACAACAGAGGGaacagaagagaaaagaaagggaTGGACTGATTTATAACTGGGCAAAGAGCCAATGCAATGaccatgaaaaaatagaaaacataCTCGACAAGATTTCCATCATAAACATGGCAGAACACAATGAATATCCATGCTTCACTGCTGAAAATGTCATGGTGTATAAGTACTTAACTCCTGAAAGCAAAATTCTCTTTACCACTGATAACAGTACCTCCCCCAACACTATGACCATGGTCCACTATCAAATGTTTGTGTGCGACATTAAGAAAGCAGTAATCCTATGTCCTGAGGAAACCAACGAAGTGAAATATGATGAATCATTAGTGCCCATAACAAAGTGTAAAAACTTTATATTCCAAGCGTTCGCTCCTGCTCTTGTAGTGTACAAAACAattcagaaagaaaaacatttgtgCTCTTTATCTGAGTGTAgtcaaaagttttaa
- the LOC128515162 gene encoding uncharacterized protein LOC128515162: MEERFLKNHRSEIIQKTREPIALADRLRENNCISDELYNKIQTQRHKEDQMREIYKCLNSRTHFICTYDWLKERESNVLEDLDKRPRDETHPTVDETDNISSELPDLKMISTFAKLETWVSNNSQKLISDLKEKLGESGMEALKNELKNRESKNNLCFNSYNIKDIKGNKELDDFLSKKNTKIPKLTFSMFFKKNDFASSGEKNGNTTDYDEPMDTTESINISNTDFNAKKDNNTKRKTSTTGGVKDETGEGSRRNTDSASGSSVKGGRKVNKLKKKNDMNNLLRDWASRQCDGSDEEIKNVFHQISIINMAEHREYPCFTAENVRVYKNPKTCESQIIFIADEKMPKTSADTMVHYHMFVCDLQKAILLGTKDKTEQEIKYEEGFIRIDKCKRFIFEVFAPTVALFKKIQKEELYSLI, from the exons ATGGAAGAACGTTTTCTAAAGAATCACAGGAGTGAAATTATACAAAAGACGAGAGAACCAATCGCTCTGGCTGACAGGCTACGTGAAAATAACTGTATATCAGATGAACtgtacaataaaatacaaacacagAGACACAAAGAAGATCAAATGCGTGAAATTTACAAATGTCTTAATAGCAGAACACACTTTATCTGTACGTATGATTGGTTAAAGGAGAGAGAGTCCAATGTGCTCGAAGACCTGG ACAAAAGACCTAGAGATGAGACTCACCCAACTGTGGATGAAACTGATAACATTAGTTCAGAATTACCTG ATCTCAAGATGATCTCCACCTTCGCCAAACTGGAAACCTGGGTGTCTAACAACAGTCAAAAGCTGATCAGTGACTTGAAGGAAAAACTTGGAGAAAGTGGCATGGAGGCTTTAAAAAACGAATTAAAGAACAGAGAgtcaaaaaataatttgtgcTTCAATTCTTATAATATTAAAGACATCAAGGGAAATAAGGAACTTGACGACTttctcagtaaaaaaaacacaaaaattccTAAACTGACATTTAGCatgttttttaagaaaaatgattttgcatcatcgggggaaaaaaatggaaacacaACAGACTATGATGAGCCCATGGACACAACTGAGTCTATAAACATCAGCAATACAGACTTTAATGCGAAAAAGGACAACAACACAAAAAGGAAAACGTCCACAACCGGAGGAGTAAAAGATGAGACAGGAGAAGGTTCAAGAAGAAACACTGATTCTGCTTCAGGATCATCTGTGAAGGGAGGCAGGAAGGTTAATAagctaaagaagaaaaatgacatgaacAATCTCCTTCGTGATTGGGCATCGAGACAGTGTGATGGTTCTGATGAAGAGATAAAGAACGTATTTCACCAGATCTCGATTATAAACATGGCAGAACACAGGGAGTATCCGTGCTTTACTGCTGAAAATGTCAGAGTGTACAAGAACCCAAAAACATGTGAAAGCCAAATCATCTTTATTGCTGATGAAAAGATGCCCAAGACCAGCGCTGACACCATGGTCCATTAtcacatgtttgtgtgtgacctCCAGAAGGCAATCCTGTTGGGGACTAAAGACAAGACTGAACAGGAGATTAAATATGAAGAGGGTTTCATACGTATAGACAAGTGTAAAAGGTTCATTTTTGAAGtgtttgctcccacagttgcATTGTTTAAAAAGATTCAGAAAGAAGAGCTGTACTCTCTCATCTGA